One window of Acidimicrobiales bacterium genomic DNA carries:
- a CDS encoding maleylpyruvate isomerase family mycothiol-dependent enzyme, whose protein sequence is MGDVVDDLVAEQVALDELVAPLPEERWETATPADGWTVRDQIAHLAYFDEVAQESLAGRGEERFRAIAAVYQSNPTEVEKPGEGLTGAQVLAWWRAARAGQAEAFRAVDPSVRVPWGPNHMAVRSLCTARLMETFAHGLDCFDALGARPVDTARLLHVCRIAYRALPYAFKAGGTEMLGPLDQLRVELTSPGGDLWLLGPEDAPQLIVGDAGEFARVGVRRLARSDARSLHAHGPLADAALDVLKAYL, encoded by the coding sequence GTGGGTGACGTGGTCGATGACCTCGTTGCGGAGCAGGTGGCGCTCGATGAGCTCGTCGCCCCACTGCCCGAGGAGCGCTGGGAGACTGCGACGCCGGCGGACGGTTGGACGGTCCGGGACCAGATCGCGCACCTGGCCTATTTCGACGAGGTGGCCCAGGAGTCCCTGGCTGGTCGCGGAGAGGAACGCTTCCGAGCGATTGCCGCCGTGTATCAGTCGAACCCAACCGAGGTGGAAAAGCCCGGTGAGGGTCTCACCGGAGCCCAGGTTCTGGCTTGGTGGCGCGCGGCACGCGCCGGCCAGGCCGAGGCGTTTCGGGCGGTGGATCCGTCGGTTCGCGTTCCGTGGGGACCCAATCACATGGCGGTGCGTAGCCTCTGCACTGCCAGGCTCATGGAGACGTTCGCGCACGGACTCGACTGCTTCGACGCGCTCGGGGCTCGCCCCGTGGACACCGCCCGGCTGTTGCACGTGTGTCGAATCGCCTACCGCGCTCTTCCTTATGCATTCAAGGCCGGGGGCACGGAAATGCTCGGGCCGCTCGACCAGCTGCGCGTCGAGTTGACGTCGCCCGGCGGCGACCTGTGGCTGCTCGGCCCCGAGGATGCCCCTCAGCTGATCGTGGGCGATGCCGGGGAGTTCGCGCGCGTGGGGGTCCGGAGACTGGCTCGTTCCGACGCTCGTTCCCTTCACGCCCACGGGCCGCTGGCCGACGCGGCACTCGACGTGCTGAAGGCGTATCTCTAG